Proteins encoded by one window of Flavobacterium sp. N502540:
- a CDS encoding chitinase produces MTKKYNTNCKGNVTKKQTLLMKYTPLAFLPVLFCVSSVLFSCSHDNLEEKKDPTTENPKPDEELPKPDTPNSPGNNAGLKDLISKQQFLELFPYRYGAEQSNNWIVNPSKDFYTYDALMKAVDLMADLKVVIERKGWFQKITRTKKSTNETKVIKEDADFSASWNNNTVVRQEVDYADFISIGSLEVRKRELAAFLANISHETTGGWSTAPGGAYSWGLHFREEVGYDENSTTGYREENNVNYPPVAKKSYHGRGPIQLSWNYNYGQISEFLYADKNVLLKNPENVVKDAALAFQTAIWFWMTPQAPKPSCHAVMVGQWLPTQQDINEGRKPGFGATINIINGALECNKADSDKTQSRRGFYQRYLTVLNTSDPNCECQCDKMQPFK; encoded by the coding sequence ATGACTAAAAAATACAATACGAATTGTAAAGGCAATGTTACAAAAAAACAAACCTTATTAATGAAGTATACGCCACTTGCCTTTTTGCCTGTTTTATTTTGTGTCTCTTCCGTGCTATTTTCTTGTAGTCATGATAATTTGGAGGAAAAGAAGGATCCTACGACGGAAAATCCTAAACCTGATGAAGAACTTCCAAAGCCGGATACTCCAAATAGCCCAGGGAATAATGCAGGGCTTAAAGACCTTATAAGTAAACAGCAATTTCTGGAGTTGTTCCCTTATCGTTACGGAGCAGAGCAGAGCAATAACTGGATAGTGAATCCTTCAAAAGATTTTTATACCTACGATGCGCTAATGAAAGCAGTTGATCTTATGGCAGACCTAAAGGTTGTTATCGAAAGAAAAGGTTGGTTTCAGAAAATAACCCGTACTAAAAAATCGACCAATGAGACAAAAGTGATTAAAGAAGATGCTGATTTCAGTGCTTCCTGGAACAATAATACCGTAGTTAGACAAGAAGTTGATTATGCAGATTTTATAAGCATTGGTTCTTTGGAAGTACGAAAAAGAGAACTAGCCGCTTTTCTTGCTAATATATCTCATGAAACTACGGGGGGCTGGTCAACGGCACCAGGAGGAGCCTATTCATGGGGCTTGCACTTTCGTGAAGAGGTAGGCTATGATGAAAATAGCACGACAGGTTACAGAGAGGAGAATAACGTGAATTATCCCCCAGTGGCAAAGAAATCCTACCATGGGCGAGGACCCATACAGTTGAGTTGGAACTATAATTATGGACAGATAAGTGAATTTTTATATGCAGATAAAAACGTACTGCTTAAAAATCCTGAAAATGTAGTCAAAGATGCGGCTTTGGCGTTCCAGACTGCCATATGGTTTTGGATGACACCACAGGCTCCTAAACCTTCGTGTCATGCTGTAATGGTTGGTCAGTGGTTGCCAACCCAACAGGATATTAATGAGGGACGTAAACCCGGTTTTGGAGCGACGATTAATATTATCAATGGTGCTTTAGAATGCAATAAAGCAGATAGTGATAAAACACAATCAAGAAGAGGTTTTTATCAAAGATATTTAACGGTTCTTAACACCAGCGATCCTAATTGCGAATGTCAATGCGATAAAATGCAACCGTTTAAATAA